Proteins encoded by one window of Filimonas effusa:
- the galE gene encoding UDP-glucose 4-epimerase GalE: MAKILVTGGCGFIGSHTVVDLIENGFDVISIDDNSRSTTYLLDGIEKITGKKLKNYKVDLKNFDDTLAVFQENPDISGVIHFAAFKAVGESMEVPLDYFENNMFSLINLLKCVKEFRIDNFVFSSSCTVYGNPDSIPVTEQTPEKPAESPYGATKQMGERVIREFARAYNQNAVLLRYFNPVGAHPSTFIGELPLGKPLNLVPVITQTAIGKLPQMTVFGDDYETRDGSCVRDFIHVCDIAHAHTLAIQYMIDKRQKSNCEVFNLGTGNGVTVLEAIKAFEKVTGQKLNYKIAPRRPGDVVAIYANNSYAVNTLKWDIRYDLDQMMDTAWQWELKVQQDEALMKQQNPALN, from the coding sequence ATGGCTAAAATTCTTGTAACCGGAGGATGTGGCTTCATAGGGTCGCACACGGTAGTTGACTTGATCGAAAACGGGTTTGATGTTATCTCCATTGACGATAATTCCCGCTCTACCACTTACCTGTTAGATGGTATAGAGAAGATCACCGGAAAGAAGTTAAAGAACTATAAAGTAGACCTCAAAAATTTTGACGACACGCTGGCGGTATTCCAGGAAAATCCTGATATCTCCGGCGTGATTCATTTTGCGGCCTTTAAAGCGGTGGGAGAATCGATGGAGGTTCCTCTTGATTATTTCGAGAACAACATGTTTTCGCTGATCAACCTGCTGAAATGTGTAAAAGAGTTCAGGATAGATAATTTTGTATTCTCCTCGTCGTGTACCGTTTATGGCAATCCTGACAGCATTCCTGTTACCGAACAAACTCCCGAAAAGCCTGCAGAGTCTCCTTATGGCGCAACCAAACAAATGGGTGAGCGCGTGATCAGGGAGTTTGCGCGTGCTTATAACCAGAATGCAGTTTTACTTCGTTATTTCAATCCTGTAGGCGCACATCCTTCCACCTTTATCGGCGAGCTGCCGCTTGGCAAGCCGCTGAACCTGGTTCCTGTGATTACGCAGACAGCTATCGGCAAACTGCCCCAGATGACGGTATTCGGGGACGATTATGAAACACGTGACGGCAGTTGTGTAAGGGATTTTATACATGTGTGCGATATTGCCCATGCGCATACCCTGGCCATTCAATACATGATAGACAAACGGCAGAAGAGCAACTGTGAGGTCTTTAACCTGGGAACCGGCAATGGCGTTACGGTACTGGAAGCCATCAAGGCATTTGAAAAAGTAACCGGGCAAAAGCTCAATTATAAGATAGCTCCCCGCCGCCCTGGCGATGTAGTAGCTATTTATGCCAACAACAGTTATGCAGTAAATACCCTTAAATGGGATATCCGTTATGATCTGGACCAGATGATGGATACGGCATGGCAGTGGGAATTAAAGGTGCAACAGGACGAAGCGCTGATGAAACAACAAAATCCTGCGCTGAATTAG
- a CDS encoding DUF47 domain-containing protein, giving the protein MGINNIGRIFMPKNRVFYELFEDVATTVEQMGQVIKQVVYEHDADKRASLIGLIEDLEHKNDDHTHKIFTELGRNFITPFDREDIHYLATALDDICDYIYATAKKINFYKVNPNDSAIQKMAELIEQGCIEIKKVVYGLRDMKNLRQMTEGMVRVNSIENQADDVFDMSIERLFEHENDVKELIKKREIYQAMETVTDKCEDAANVIESIIVKYA; this is encoded by the coding sequence ATGGGAATCAATAACATCGGCAGGATTTTCATGCCTAAGAACCGGGTTTTTTACGAACTGTTTGAGGATGTGGCAACTACAGTAGAGCAAATGGGTCAAGTGATCAAGCAAGTAGTTTATGAACACGATGCCGACAAACGAGCCTCCCTGATAGGGCTTATCGAGGACCTGGAACACAAGAATGATGACCATACCCATAAGATCTTTACGGAGTTAGGGCGCAATTTCATCACTCCTTTCGACCGTGAAGACATTCACTATTTAGCAACTGCGCTTGATGATATCTGTGATTATATTTATGCAACTGCTAAAAAGATCAATTTTTATAAGGTGAATCCGAATGATTCTGCTATTCAGAAAATGGCGGAATTGATAGAGCAGGGCTGTATAGAGATCAAAAAAGTGGTATACGGGCTGCGTGACATGAAGAACCTGCGCCAGATGACAGAGGGCATGGTTCGTGTAAACAGCATTGAGAATCAGGCAGATGATGTGTTCGACATGAGCATTGAGCGCCTTTTTGAGCATGAAAACGACGTAAAAGAGCTAATTAAAAAGAGAGAGATCTACCAGGCAATGGAAACTGTTACAGACAAGTGCGAAGATGCCGCGAATGTGATAGAGTCCATCATTGTCAAGTATGCCTAA
- a CDS encoding transketolase family protein encodes MIKDIQVLNEKETRGGFGEGVYEIGKENPNVVVLTADLAGSMKIAPFIKEFPERYVQVGIAEANMIGIAAGLTIGGKIPYTTTFANFSTGRVYDQIRQSVAYSGKNVKICASHAGLTLGEDGATHQILEDIGMMKMLPGMTVIVPCDFNQTKAATKAIASYEGPVYLRFGRPKWPNITKEDGSDFVIGKAQVLNEGSDITLFACGHLVWKAVEAGRILEEKGYSVELINIHTIKPLDEEAILKSITKTRCAVTCEEHNILGGLGDSIAHVAAKHLPIPIEFVGTKDTFGESGKPTELLAKYGLDTPDIVAAAEKALARKGK; translated from the coding sequence ATGATAAAAGATATCCAGGTTCTTAATGAAAAGGAAACAAGGGGTGGCTTTGGAGAAGGTGTTTATGAAATAGGTAAAGAAAATCCTAACGTAGTAGTGCTCACGGCTGATCTGGCCGGGTCCATGAAGATTGCGCCATTTATCAAAGAATTTCCCGAAAGGTATGTACAGGTAGGTATTGCAGAAGCCAACATGATTGGTATTGCTGCCGGTCTTACTATTGGTGGTAAGATCCCTTACACTACTACCTTCGCCAACTTCAGCACCGGCCGGGTTTATGACCAGATCCGCCAGAGTGTTGCCTATAGCGGCAAAAACGTAAAAATATGCGCCAGCCACGCGGGTTTAACCCTGGGTGAAGACGGTGCTACCCACCAGATACTGGAAGATATAGGGATGATGAAAATGCTTCCTGGCATGACGGTTATTGTACCTTGCGATTTTAACCAGACCAAAGCGGCTACCAAAGCGATTGCTTCGTACGAAGGTCCTGTGTATCTCCGTTTCGGACGTCCAAAATGGCCTAATATCACCAAAGAAGACGGCAGCGACTTTGTTATCGGCAAAGCCCAGGTTCTGAATGAAGGTAGCGACATTACTTTGTTTGCCTGCGGCCACCTGGTATGGAAAGCTGTTGAAGCAGGACGTATACTGGAGGAAAAGGGATATAGCGTGGAATTAATCAATATTCACACTATTAAACCACTTGACGAAGAAGCGATCCTGAAATCCATTACCAAAACGCGTTGTGCGGTTACCTGCGAGGAGCATAATATTCTTGGCGGTCTTGGTGACAGCATTGCCCATGTAGCAGCTAAGCATCTGCCTATTCCTATTGAATTTGTAGGAACGAAAGATACTTTCGGCGAAAGTGGCAAGCCTACTGAGCTTTTGGCAAAATATGGCTTAGATACTCCTGATATTGTTGCAGCTGCGGAAAAAGCACTTGCACGTAAAGGGAAATAA
- a CDS encoding inorganic phosphate transporter, translating to MVTILIVIIVLSFIFDYINGFHDAANSIATIVSTKVLTPFQAVVWAAFFNFGAFFISKYLVGGFGIADTIAKSVTLAKGDPLAMYVVLAGLVSAIIWNLITWWFGIPSSSSHALIGGLIGAAVAHYGTFGVVVAAKVVPIVLFIFMAPLIGMFVAFIITVIIVHICKRGNPYKTEKWFKRLQLVSSALFSLGHGSNDSQKVMGIIGVAMVASHYIPDLKSIPDWVPIMCFIAMGLGTLSGGWKIVKTMGSRITKVSPLEGVAAETAGAITLFLTEHFKIPVSTTHTITGSIIGVGATKRLSAVRWGVTVNLVWAWVLTIPVSAIVAAITFYIIRLFA from the coding sequence ATGGTCACCATATTGATTGTTATTATAGTACTGTCTTTTATTTTCGATTATATCAACGGGTTTCACGACGCAGCTAACTCTATCGCGACCATTGTATCTACCAAAGTGCTTACCCCTTTCCAGGCAGTCGTCTGGGCAGCTTTTTTCAATTTTGGCGCATTTTTCATTTCCAAATATTTAGTAGGGGGATTTGGTATTGCCGATACCATTGCGAAAAGTGTAACCCTTGCGAAAGGCGATCCGCTGGCGATGTATGTGGTACTGGCCGGTCTTGTATCCGCTATTATCTGGAACCTTATTACCTGGTGGTTCGGGATTCCTTCGAGCTCTTCGCACGCACTTATCGGGGGACTTATAGGTGCGGCAGTAGCGCACTATGGCACTTTTGGCGTTGTAGTGGCTGCCAAGGTTGTACCTATTGTACTGTTCATATTCATGGCGCCTTTGATAGGTATGTTCGTAGCGTTTATCATCACGGTTATTATCGTTCATATCTGTAAGCGGGGCAATCCTTATAAAACGGAGAAATGGTTTAAGCGTTTACAGCTGGTATCATCGGCCCTGTTCAGTCTTGGCCATGGCAGTAACGACTCTCAAAAGGTAATGGGTATTATAGGTGTGGCAATGGTTGCCAGCCATTATATTCCTGATCTGAAATCGATACCTGACTGGGTGCCTATCATGTGTTTTATTGCGATGGGTCTTGGCACCTTAAGTGGTGGCTGGAAGATTGTAAAGACGATGGGCTCACGTATTACCAAGGTTAGTCCGCTGGAAGGCGTAGCTGCCGAAACGGCGGGTGCGATCACGCTGTTTCTTACGGAGCATTTCAAGATACCTGTATCAACTACGCATACGATCACCGGTTCCATTATCGGTGTAGGCGCTACCAAACGTTTATCGGCTGTAAGATGGGGTGTTACTGTTAACCTGGTATGGGCATGGGTACTTACCATACCTGTTAGTGCGATAGTAGCAGCGATCACATTTTACATCATCAGACTGTTTGCATAA
- a CDS encoding RNA polymerase sigma factor, which translates to MHPDDKELLHMFRQPETKERAFTGIIKKYQEKLYWHIRRMVVDHDDANDVVQNMFIKVWNALDNFREDSQLYTWLYRIATNESLTFIEQQKKRAAISLSDVESGLSNKILADKHFDGSKLEWKLQLAIQQLPEKQRVVFNLRYFDEMPYEEMSRVLETSEGALKASYHHAAKKIEDFIRNH; encoded by the coding sequence ATGCATCCGGATGATAAAGAGCTGTTGCATATGTTCAGGCAGCCGGAAACAAAAGAGAGGGCATTTACCGGTATTATCAAAAAATACCAGGAGAAGCTTTACTGGCACATCCGCCGTATGGTTGTAGACCATGACGATGCGAACGATGTGGTGCAGAATATGTTCATCAAAGTATGGAATGCCCTGGATAACTTCCGGGAGGACAGCCAGTTATATACATGGCTTTACCGTATTGCCACGAATGAATCGCTTACCTTTATAGAGCAGCAGAAAAAGAGGGCCGCTATCAGTTTGAGTGATGTAGAAAGCGGGTTGAGCAATAAAATACTGGCGGACAAACATTTTGACGGCAGTAAACTGGAGTGGAAGCTGCAATTAGCCATTCAACAATTACCTGAAAAACAACGTGTTGTTTTCAATTTACGCTATTTTGATGAAATGCCTTACGAGGAAATGAGCCGGGTTCTGGAAACAAGTGAGGGTGCACTTAAGGCCAGCTATCATCATGCGGCTAAAAAAATAGAGGACTTCATCAGGAATCATTAA